The following proteins come from a genomic window of Proteiniphilum propionicum:
- a CDS encoding DUF3078 domain-containing protein, with the protein MKRIVFPLILSLFSFGAVASVIDVTSYVIKDPVQVQDSTDLFRNITDISRQIERHTNQPENTQTVSPEQPEVQIINVEPVAIPRINVNMYPAPQRRVFTSTEPPVPNVKHYLMINHLDSLYSRKENGTLELPLRYYDNNAMDGLTFRDTLFYSPLFLPMIFTGEILPRELSFYPMDEDKDKGLLIPLEKTFAPKLRHYDFVQDVRMNYYKTYPDKVKYTVEIFDTLPRMSGADDVVKETFNPFRELIKTETTYSLDAPGVEVATINRRYWIRNGEHSFQFAQNYFSDNWHRGGTNNLNFNSYQKFTANYNKDKVRFNNTLEWRLSVFNAPDDTLRRYRIGNDLVRYYGDFGVNAFTSKWSYSMNLEAKTQLFNAYPTNSNDLRSAFLAPLYVNAGVGLKYNLDKKSDKVRHRRVKLDLAIAPISINYKYVGNSSINVKRFGIPEGKKSLMDIGSTITSIFKYDITRYIAWDSRLTYFTSYEKVVSEFENSLNMALSNALSTRIYLNVRFDDGVPPDSKLKYWQYNQTLSFGLNYKW; encoded by the coding sequence ATGAAACGAATCGTTTTTCCTTTGATTTTATCTCTTTTTTCATTCGGGGCAGTGGCTTCTGTGATTGACGTCACGTCTTATGTTATAAAAGATCCGGTACAAGTGCAGGATAGTACGGATTTGTTTCGTAATATAACAGATATAAGCAGGCAAATAGAACGTCATACAAACCAACCGGAAAACACACAGACAGTTTCTCCTGAACAGCCAGAAGTACAGATTATTAATGTTGAGCCGGTTGCAATACCACGGATTAATGTTAATATGTATCCAGCACCTCAACGCAGAGTATTCACATCAACTGAACCCCCTGTTCCCAATGTTAAACATTATTTAATGATTAACCATCTCGATTCACTCTATTCAAGGAAAGAGAATGGGACATTGGAGCTGCCCTTAAGATATTATGATAATAATGCAATGGATGGATTGACATTCAGGGATACACTTTTCTACAGCCCTCTGTTCCTTCCCATGATTTTCACAGGTGAAATTCTTCCGCGAGAATTGTCATTTTACCCCATGGATGAGGACAAAGATAAAGGATTGCTTATACCGCTGGAGAAAACTTTCGCTCCAAAGCTAAGGCACTACGATTTTGTACAGGATGTAAGGATGAACTATTATAAGACCTACCCTGATAAAGTAAAATATACTGTTGAAATTTTCGACACCCTGCCGCGTATGTCTGGGGCGGATGATGTGGTGAAAGAGACTTTTAATCCATTTCGTGAGCTTATAAAAACAGAAACTACATATTCCCTCGATGCACCGGGTGTGGAGGTCGCAACCATTAACCGGAGATATTGGATACGCAATGGAGAACACTCTTTTCAGTTTGCTCAGAACTATTTTTCCGATAACTGGCACAGGGGAGGTACAAATAATCTGAACTTCAACAGTTATCAAAAGTTTACTGCAAATTACAATAAAGACAAGGTGAGGTTCAACAACACATTAGAGTGGAGGCTATCTGTTTTTAATGCACCTGATGATACACTTAGGAGATACCGTATAGGAAATGACCTTGTTCGTTATTACGGCGACTTTGGAGTTAATGCATTTACGAGCAAATGGTCATACTCAATGAACCTGGAGGCAAAAACGCAACTGTTTAATGCTTATCCCACAAACTCTAACGATCTGCGATCCGCTTTTCTAGCTCCTTTATATGTTAATGCAGGTGTGGGTTTGAAATATAATCTGGACAAAAAATCAGATAAGGTGCGTCATCGTCGTGTGAAGCTGGACCTGGCGATAGCTCCTATTTCAATAAACTATAAATATGTAGGGAACTCCTCAATTAATGTGAAACGGTTCGGTATCCCTGAAGGAAAAAAATCTCTAATGGATATCGGTAGCACCATTACATCGATCTTTAAATATGATATTACACGCTACATAGCATGGGATTCACGTCTTACATATTTTACAAGCTATGAGAAGGTGGTATCGGAATTCGAAAACTCACTTAATATGGCATTGAGTAATGCACTCTCAACCCGCATATATTTGAATGTCAGGTTTGATGACGGGGTGCCACCCGATTCGAAGCTAAAATATTGGCAGTACAACCAGACACTCAGCTTCGGATTAAATTATAAGTGGTAG
- a CDS encoding chloride channel protein — MNIRNLIPNMQFKEIHNKFLLWRDSHIKERHFLLFVCFLVGILTATAAYILKSAIHFFQFFLTENFSRDNFNFSYLLFPIVGILIAGLYVKYVVKDDISHGVTKILFAISQRKSRIKPHNMYSSIIASSVTIGLGGSVGAEAPIVLTGSAIGSNLGRFFKLEQRSLMILVGCGAAGAIAGIFKAPVAGILFVIEVLLLDLTMSSILPLLVTAVTATTVSYLLTGMDAMFAFTLVEPFILDRIPYVIILGILCGFVSLYVIRTMGWLEDIFHNLPSWKRFLLGGVLLSILIFFFPPLYGEGYNTINTLLAGGDSFLSLMNESFFHNIASRWAIVGFLVPVIIFKVFATSATNGGGGTGGVFAPTLFLGCIAGFVFSYTLNRLGYTTYLPQENFALMGMAGVMAGVMHAPLTGSFLIAELTGGYHLFLPLMIVSLVSYGTILMFERHSIYAMRLAKSGELITHHKDKAVLTFLKVEDLLEKDVPTVTPEMTLGDMVKVISASERNIFPVVTDSGVLLGLVLMNDIRNIMFRPELYDRFTVEKFMVGSPSKIDIHTSMEEVMEIFENTKAWNLPVVDSGGVYQGLLSQSSVFNSYREVLVENYSETDE; from the coding sequence ATGAACATAAGGAACCTTATTCCAAATATGCAATTTAAAGAGATACACAATAAGTTTTTGCTATGGCGCGATTCTCATATAAAAGAGCGTCATTTTTTGCTATTTGTGTGCTTCCTTGTTGGAATACTCACTGCTACAGCTGCTTATATTTTAAAGTCGGCCATACATTTTTTTCAGTTTTTCCTGACCGAGAATTTCAGTCGCGATAATTTTAACTTTTCCTACCTCCTATTCCCTATTGTGGGAATCCTTATTGCCGGATTATATGTAAAATACGTAGTTAAGGACGATATAAGCCATGGCGTCACAAAAATTCTTTTTGCCATATCTCAGCGCAAAAGCAGGATAAAACCACATAACATGTACTCGTCGATTATAGCCAGCTCCGTAACCATAGGCCTTGGAGGATCCGTAGGAGCCGAGGCACCGATAGTACTCACAGGATCAGCCATTGGGTCTAATCTGGGAAGATTCTTCAAACTGGAACAACGCAGCCTGATGATTCTCGTAGGATGCGGTGCCGCCGGAGCTATAGCCGGAATCTTCAAAGCGCCCGTTGCCGGTATCCTTTTCGTGATTGAGGTGTTGCTGCTCGACCTTACCATGTCTTCAATACTACCTCTTCTTGTTACAGCAGTAACCGCAACCACCGTTTCATACCTTCTCACAGGCATGGACGCCATGTTTGCCTTTACTCTGGTTGAACCTTTTATACTCGATCGAATACCGTATGTGATTATTCTGGGTATTCTCTGTGGTTTTGTCTCGCTCTATGTTATTCGCACAATGGGCTGGCTGGAAGATATCTTCCACAATTTACCCAGCTGGAAAAGATTTCTGCTTGGAGGAGTTTTGCTCAGCATACTGATATTCTTTTTTCCTCCTCTGTATGGTGAAGGGTACAACACTATCAACACACTGCTGGCAGGAGGCGACTCTTTTCTTTCTCTTATGAACGAAAGTTTTTTTCACAACATTGCAAGCAGGTGGGCAATAGTAGGTTTTCTTGTTCCGGTAATTATCTTTAAAGTATTTGCCACTAGTGCCACCAACGGTGGAGGAGGAACAGGAGGGGTATTTGCACCTACATTGTTTCTGGGTTGCATCGCAGGTTTTGTTTTTTCATATACACTCAATCGGTTAGGATATACTACCTATCTGCCGCAGGAGAATTTCGCACTTATGGGTATGGCGGGAGTGATGGCCGGTGTGATGCATGCACCGCTTACCGGTAGCTTCCTTATCGCAGAGCTTACAGGCGGATATCATCTGTTCCTTCCTCTCATGATTGTTTCTCTGGTTTCATATGGAACAATTTTGATGTTCGAAAGGCACAGCATCTACGCCATGCGCCTTGCCAAGAGTGGGGAACTGATCACGCATCACAAGGATAAGGCAGTTCTTACTTTCCTGAAGGTAGAGGATCTGCTTGAGAAAGATGTGCCTACGGTAACTCCCGAAATGACACTAGGTGATATGGTTAAGGTTATATCTGCATCTGAAAGAAATATTTTCCCCGTTGTTACTGATAGTGGTGTTCTGTTAGGACTTGTTTTGATGAACGATATCCGCAATATCATGTTCCGTCCGGAGCTTTACGACAGGTTCACAGTTGAGAAATTTATGGTGGGTTCGCCATCAAAAATTGATATTCACACAAGTATGGAAGAGGTGATGGAAATATTCGAAAATACAAAAGCATGGAATCTACCGGTAGTAGATTCCGGAGGAGTATATCAGGGGCTACTGTCACAATCTTCAGTGTTTAACTCATACAGGGAAGTTCTGGTAGAAAATTACTCCGAAACTGATGAATAA
- the miaA gene encoding tRNA (adenosine(37)-N6)-dimethylallyltransferase MiaA, with amino-acid sequence MGNRLITILGPTACGKTTFATHLAYELDGEILSADSRQVYKQMDIGTGKDLSDYIVDGTLIPYHLIDIRYPGDKYTLYDYQHDFHVAYLDIISRGKRPILCGGTGLYIESVLKGYNLPDVPADSELRRSLEEKSLKELARILRSYGPLHNITDTDTKKRAIRAIEIADFKSKQTASASEFPSVDSIILGLHIDRNLRRKKISDRLQVRLREGMVDEVKKIINSGVSPEDLIYYGLEYKFVTLYVTGVISYEEMSGQLETAIHQFAKRQMTWFRGMERRGLTIHWIDASLPMKEKLLQAHSFIGK; translated from the coding sequence ATGGGAAATAGACTGATCACAATACTTGGCCCTACGGCATGTGGCAAAACCACATTTGCCACACATCTGGCTTATGAGCTGGATGGTGAAATTCTGAGTGCCGATTCACGGCAGGTATACAAGCAGATGGATATCGGTACAGGCAAGGACCTCTCTGATTACATTGTTGACGGCACCCTAATACCCTATCATCTCATCGATATTCGCTATCCGGGCGACAAGTATACGCTCTACGACTATCAGCACGATTTTCATGTTGCATACCTTGATATTATATCGCGCGGTAAAAGGCCCATACTTTGCGGCGGCACCGGGCTCTATATTGAGTCTGTTCTAAAGGGATATAACCTGCCAGACGTGCCCGCCGATTCCGAATTGAGAAGATCTCTTGAAGAGAAATCGCTGAAAGAACTGGCCAGAATACTGCGAAGCTATGGCCCACTTCACAACATCACCGATACAGACACAAAAAAACGGGCTATCCGGGCGATAGAAATTGCCGATTTCAAGTCTAAACAGACAGCTTCGGCTTCCGAATTCCCGTCTGTTGATAGCATCATACTAGGACTTCATATCGACAGGAATTTGCGTCGGAAAAAAATTAGCGACCGCCTGCAGGTAAGATTACGTGAAGGCATGGTAGATGAGGTGAAAAAAATCATAAATTCAGGTGTCTCACCGGAAGATCTTATCTACTACGGGCTGGAATATAAATTTGTAACCCTATACGTGACAGGGGTTATCAGTTATGAAGAGATGTCAGGACAGCTGGAAACAGCTATTCATCAGTTTGCCAAACGGCAAATGACCTGGTTCAGGGG
- the fmt gene encoding methionyl-tRNA formyltransferase, translating to MKKEEARILFMGTPEFAVESLKALVENGYNVVGVVTMPDKPAGRGYSLRPSPVKQYALQQGLPVLQPEKLKDEVFLNELRKLKADLQVVVAFRMLPEVVWSMPPKGTINLHSSLLPQYRGAAPINWAIINGEKETGVTTFFITHEIDTGAIIFQEKTPISKQDNAGSVHDRLMAMGASLVLKTVDTVLSGKADTVLQDKMFAKELELKPAPKIFKDTCRIDWGKTASEIFNFIRGLSPYPAAWTELNQHGSNEAERLKVFASEVAERCNHSLPLGTIETDHKTFVKVAVRDGFVHINELQLPGKKRMNITDFLNGYTFSENALFI from the coding sequence ATTAAGAAAGAAGAGGCACGAATTTTGTTCATGGGGACACCCGAATTTGCTGTTGAATCACTAAAAGCGCTGGTTGAGAACGGATATAATGTAGTGGGAGTAGTAACCATGCCCGACAAACCGGCAGGAAGGGGCTATTCACTCCGGCCATCACCCGTGAAACAGTATGCATTGCAGCAAGGGTTACCAGTGTTACAGCCGGAGAAGCTGAAGGATGAGGTGTTTCTGAATGAACTGAGAAAACTGAAAGCCGATCTGCAGGTTGTGGTGGCATTCCGCATGCTGCCTGAGGTAGTTTGGAGTATGCCACCCAAAGGCACCATAAACCTGCACTCATCACTGCTTCCACAATACCGTGGTGCTGCCCCCATCAATTGGGCTATCATCAACGGAGAAAAGGAGACAGGTGTAACCACTTTTTTTATAACTCACGAAATAGATACCGGGGCGATCATTTTTCAGGAAAAGACACCTATCAGTAAACAAGATAATGCAGGATCAGTTCACGACAGGCTAATGGCGATGGGAGCATCCCTTGTATTAAAAACGGTGGATACAGTCCTTAGCGGTAAGGCAGATACGGTTCTGCAGGACAAAATGTTCGCAAAAGAGCTGGAACTGAAGCCAGCACCCAAAATATTCAAGGACACCTGCCGTATCGACTGGGGAAAAACTGCTTCTGAGATATTTAATTTTATACGTGGCTTATCGCCCTACCCCGCCGCATGGACAGAATTAAACCAGCACGGCAGCAATGAGGCAGAGCGACTCAAAGTGTTTGCCTCGGAAGTAGCTGAAAGGTGCAATCACTCCTTACCCTTGGGAACAATTGAAACAGATCACAAAACCTTTGTAAAAGTAGCAGTCAGGGACGGGTTCGTTCACATTAACGAACTTCAGTTGCCGGGAAAGAAAAGGATGAATATCACCGATTTCCTCAACGGTTACACTTTTAGTGAAAACGCGTTATTTATATAA